One genomic segment of Lewinellaceae bacterium includes these proteins:
- a CDS encoding ABC transporter permease: MKLITLSWKNIIHRPLSLALTLVLFALGVGLIAFLFVVNKQIEDKFEKNLAGIDIVLGAKGSPLQLVLCNMYHIDAPTGNIPIQSIRAFFNTEHPLIKDATPLSIGDSYKGFRIVGTTRSFVDLYALHIADGGWWENDFDVTIGPEVARRLDLHIGDQFQSTHGLLQDENLTHEESHAFRVTGILAPSGTVADQLILTNTQSIWAVHEHESTEEAHHEVAPVDAGTPHYTNASLLEHPDQEITSLLIRFKARNYQALNMARNINENTDLQAATPAIEINRLFSLMGVGMDALKTLGWLIAIVSGLSIFISLYGSLKDRKYELALMRVQGASPGKLFSMIILEGLLLAFVGYLLGILLAHTAMYFLTDYLEKAYRYPFNPWQWVREEGWLALGALVIGLFAALIPAWQAYRTELSRTLAEG, from the coding sequence ATGAAGCTGATCACGCTAAGCTGGAAGAACATCATCCACCGCCCGCTCAGCCTGGCGCTTACGCTGGTCCTTTTTGCATTGGGTGTGGGATTGATTGCCTTTCTGTTTGTGGTTAATAAGCAGATCGAAGATAAATTTGAAAAGAACCTGGCGGGTATCGACATCGTCCTGGGAGCCAAAGGCAGCCCCCTGCAATTGGTCCTGTGCAATATGTACCACATCGATGCTCCCACAGGAAATATTCCCATCCAGTCTATCCGTGCCTTTTTTAACACCGAACATCCACTGATCAAAGATGCCACCCCCTTGTCGATAGGTGACAGTTATAAAGGATTTCGCATTGTAGGTACCACCCGGTCATTCGTTGACTTGTATGCCTTGCATATTGCCGATGGTGGCTGGTGGGAAAATGATTTTGACGTCACCATCGGGCCCGAGGTTGCCCGGCGCCTGGATCTGCATATTGGCGACCAGTTTCAAAGCACCCATGGCTTGCTGCAGGATGAGAATCTGACGCATGAAGAGAGCCATGCATTCCGGGTCACCGGCATCCTGGCTCCTTCCGGTACGGTAGCTGACCAGCTGATACTCACCAACACCCAGAGCATCTGGGCGGTCCATGAACACGAGTCCACGGAGGAAGCGCACCACGAAGTAGCTCCGGTTGACGCGGGCACACCACACTACACCAATGCCTCGTTGCTGGAACATCCGGACCAGGAGATCACCAGCCTCCTGATCCGGTTTAAAGCACGGAATTACCAGGCATTGAATATGGCGCGGAACATCAATGAAAATACCGACTTGCAGGCTGCCACCCCGGCCATCGAGATCAACCGATTGTTTTCGCTGATGGGTGTCGGAATGGATGCTCTGAAGACCCTGGGATGGCTGATAGCTATCGTATCGGGATTAAGTATTTTCATTTCATTATATGGCTCCCTGAAAGACCGGAAATACGAATTGGCACTGATGCGGGTGCAGGGTGCTTCACCAGGCAAGTTATTTTCGATGATTATATTGGAAGGCCTGCTGCTCGCATTTGTTGGGTATCTGCTGGGCATCCTTTTGGCGCATACTGCAATGTATTTTCTCACCGATTATCTGGAAAAGGCTTACCGTTATCCGTTTAATCCATGGCAGTGGGTCAGGGAAGAGGGATGGCTGGCGCTGGGTGCCCTGGTCATCGGACTATTTGCCGCGTTAATTCCCGCCTGGCAGGCTTACCGGACCGAATTGTCCAGGACATTGGCGGAAGGCTGA
- a CDS encoding ABC transporter ATP-binding protein, with product MLTATGLRFAYKPGQDLTFPDIVASNREKVLILGQSGCGKTTLLHILAGILSPDQGTVSLLNKNVYQLSGHQRDAFRGKHIGIIFQQSHFIRSLRVEENLVLAQNLAGLPTDKKRIHEILQRLQLDHKAHKRTQELSVGEQQRIAIARALVNRPSLILADEPTSALDDRNTEQVIQLLEHQADAENAALILVTHDKRLKDYFANHINLSA from the coding sequence ATGTTGACAGCAACCGGATTACGATTCGCATACAAACCCGGGCAGGACCTGACTTTCCCGGATATTGTGGCATCCAACCGCGAAAAAGTCCTGATCCTGGGCCAGTCCGGCTGTGGTAAAACCACCTTGCTGCATATACTGGCCGGTATCCTGTCTCCGGATCAGGGAACTGTAAGCTTGCTGAATAAAAATGTATACCAGCTCTCCGGTCATCAGCGGGACGCATTCCGGGGTAAACACATCGGTATCATCTTTCAGCAGTCCCACTTCATCCGGTCATTACGGGTGGAAGAAAATTTAGTGCTGGCCCAAAACCTGGCCGGTTTGCCAACCGACAAAAAACGGATACATGAGATCTTGCAGCGACTGCAGCTGGACCACAAAGCACACAAACGAACCCAGGAACTCAGTGTCGGCGAACAACAACGGATCGCGATAGCCCGGGCTCTCGTCAACCGGCCCAGTCTGATCCTGGCAGACGAGCCTACTTCTGCACTCGATGATCGAAATACTGAACAGGTCATCCAGCTCCTTGAACACCAGGCAGATGCAGAAAATGCAGCCCTGATTCTGGTCACCCATGACAAGCGCCTCAAGGATTATTTTGCGAACCACATCAACCTGAGCGCATGA
- a CDS encoding ROK family protein, with translation MEPLWGIDLGGTKIEGVIIASRKSPTELTRLRVPTEQEGGYDHIISQIGKLIQQMKKESGLNPAYIGMGTPGVLEPSTQTMKNCNTTSLLGKPLRKDLEERLGITFRMANDANCFAVAETNLGVVKDVLPDADVVFGIIMGTGVGGGLVVDGKAIYGKQGIAGEWGHNYLDESGGLCYCGKVGCVETVLSGPGLERYYASQSGEKRKLKEIINRAREASDPYAVATMDRLIHFFGKGVAYLVNIIDPDAIVLGGGLGNIDELYTRGVKEVEKHVFNHRLETLFLRPKLGDSAGVFGAALL, from the coding sequence ATGGAACCACTATGGGGCATTGACCTGGGCGGAACAAAAATAGAAGGGGTCATCATCGCATCGCGCAAGAGTCCTACCGAACTTACCCGGCTCAGGGTACCAACCGAACAGGAAGGAGGCTACGATCACATCATCAGCCAGATCGGGAAGCTGATCCAGCAAATGAAAAAAGAGAGCGGATTGAACCCGGCCTACATCGGTATGGGTACGCCCGGCGTGCTGGAACCTTCTACGCAAACCATGAAAAACTGTAATACGACCAGTCTATTGGGCAAACCCTTAAGAAAAGATCTGGAAGAACGTTTGGGTATCACTTTCCGGATGGCTAACGATGCCAATTGTTTTGCAGTTGCCGAGACCAATCTGGGGGTCGTCAAAGATGTGCTGCCCGATGCAGATGTAGTCTTTGGCATCATCATGGGTACCGGCGTTGGCGGCGGCCTGGTTGTGGACGGCAAAGCGATCTATGGCAAACAAGGTATTGCCGGTGAATGGGGACACAATTATCTCGATGAATCGGGCGGCCTCTGCTATTGTGGCAAAGTCGGCTGTGTCGAAACAGTACTATCCGGACCTGGACTCGAGCGTTATTATGCATCCCAATCCGGAGAAAAAAGAAAACTGAAAGAGATCATCAACCGGGCCAGGGAAGCATCGGACCCATATGCCGTAGCTACAATGGACCGGCTGATCCACTTCTTTGGCAAAGGTGTCGCCTACCTCGTCAATATTATTGATCCCGATGCCATCGTCCTGGGTGGCGGTTTGGGCAACATCGATGAATTGTACACCCGCGGGGTAAAAGAAGTCGAAAAGCATGTCTTCAACCATCGCCTGGAGACACTCTTTCTGCGGCCCAAACTGGGTGACAGCGCCGGCGTCTTCGGAGCTGCTTTACTTTAA